A window of Dermacentor andersoni chromosome 4, qqDerAnde1_hic_scaffold, whole genome shotgun sequence genomic DNA:
AGATGCTCAAGGGGGTATTACCTTCCAGGTAAATTTTCAAATTTATTATCAATGTAAACGATAGGACCTGCGCTGCAGTTGTCGTATGGAGGTACAGCACTACGTACCTAAATATGTGCCATGCGCGTTCAGAGCCTCCTGACCAACAAGTCTTTTCAAGTTTGCTCCTACGTTACGAAGAAACACTTGCGAGCTCAAAACCAAAGTCGACTATTACGGATAACATCAATGTGAGAAACAAATATATAGGTAAAACATCCCTCACAGCATCTTTTTCTGCCAAGTGCCTCAGCGTGGATTTTGAGGAGTATAAGAGACATAGGCAGCGGTAATACGAAGCGTTTTTGGTTGTGTTAGATTTCAATTTCGTCACCTGTTTTCTCAAGTTTATTTTGTAGCCACGGACAGGAGGCCGAAAGGAAGTAAATGTTTCACTCTCTCTCAttcaagtttctttcttttcgaagtTCATTTTTGAAACAAAAAGCAGCCGGACCGGTAATGGCATAGTGAATTCTTTAGAGTACTCGATGTGCGTTGCAAGCTTAAATTTTGGGCAAGGAGTACCGCCACACATCGAAGTGTTGAATACAACGCTAGAGTGTAACAAACACTAGGCGTGTTTTTTTAAGCTATAATCACGGGTGATGCGAAGTAGTAGTGAGTGTGATACTGGGCGGGCTCACTCTCTCCAGACTTGCAGTGCGCCACTCGAATGCGACCCTAATGTTCTTCGTCTAGTTTCAGCGAGAAGTGAGGCATCATGTTTGAATTATCACACTATGCTAAACGATACCACGTGtttgacccaccgtggttgcttagaggctttggtgttgcgctgccaagggtgaggtcgcgggagcaaatccctgccacggcggccgcactttgatgggggcgaaatgcaaaaacacccgtgtacttagattcaggggcacgttaaagaactccagatggtcaaaatcaacctggagtcccccactacggcatgcctcataatcatatcgggatcttggcacgtaaaactcaatTATTTAATTTTAACCGCGTGTTTGTTTTCTTCACTTTTATCTAAAGTATTTTGAATTGCTTGTTACAGCCCTGACCCGTCTTTTCATGGGGCACGCTGTAAATTGCAAAATTCAATCCAAACAGCAGTAGAATCATTTCGGATGAGCCGCAGTCCAAGAGTAGTATTATATACATCCTTAAAATTAGAAATTAAATAGAATGGTTTTTCGGTTAAGACTTTCCACCTAAGCGTCCGCTTAAGAGTTAAGTTCGGGAGGATGGTTACAGGGAGGATTCTAATGCGCATTATTTTAGAACATTTTGGGGACTAGAAAGTGCTCATGTGTTCTGAGAATTTTATCTAAGCAGCAGACATGACTTCACTTCTTCTCGGCTCCAATTTTGCAATTGCAGTGTATACGATAGCATGAACAATTAAAATGTTAAGTAGTAATTTTTTTCaggtcccccccccctccccgactCACACGcttgtacgcacgcacgcacgtgcacgcgcacacacataaaTGTGCAAAAAGCACAGATATTAGGAAGCAATGGGGAATAAATACGTGGAAGAGCTCATAGTAGTGTTTTGTTGCCAGCTGTTCGCTTGCGGCATCTGCTATCAGTCAACGTAGTATTGTCGAAGTGAGTTGAGGGGGTTGGAGCGTGCAGGATGACCTAGCTTTGGAAATGATGCTCACAATTGCCCCGCACCCGCGTCACTGATCAAATACGGTAGGATCTGACTCCAGCAACAACAATTACAGGTAAAACGAGTGGGCGCGTGCAGCAGACACATACGCGTGCAAAGCGCGACcttgggtgctataacgtaaagctattccaaacttttctatccgaattctgcaatcagcattccgcgattggtcaaaaacttttttgggccacccccacttcgcctgtctatcgCGCGACCTCACGAAAACTGTAATggctccccatatgatatgacgtgtgcacactgattgtgcatgattggacagaacagaagaaaaataggtaTTTCTACtttgacgccttttcgcctttagccctcggctattggtcaaaagttttcgggttacacccacttcgcctgcctgtcatggaagtcacaaaaccacgaaagctcgccacgtcaaagtgacatgtacgcgttaaagatgcattcatatgccgaacaaaactgaatgttcttctgaatagccgcaggctgccccgttccgaaaggaataaaaaatggctgccgccaaacgctctggcactggctactcgcccctgctggagagcatgggttcatttgcgtgtaataaaacttcttgcgtggccgtgtaacgttttcgagaactttcggcacgtttacgacctcgttctgcctactcttttttgctgaggatccgttttagcggcattcttaaccttccgttgcatgccgccgcgattttcgacgagccaccgcaagctcagtaagggaaagcagaccaatcatAGACACCGCgcaccaatcacagacgccggcaccaccctcttcatccggttatcgagtttcagtgcactggctcggcctcatcgaatccctttccacttgagtgtgctcctcgcctcttgtcaaccaattagcTAAGACAAggcgctcagtgtaggcaatgttattggcttttagagcaaacaaaagtgagctcCTCTAAACAAAGAGAGCgattgattggtctgttcagacaaccctgcgggtcaccaccAGATGCTTGGGTCTGCAGTTACGCAAAttagacgtcaggagattggaataaaaacatattgaaatagttttacgatATAGGGCACCTTCATTGTACGCATCGAATCCGTGAATCCATAATGAATTATCAGAGCAAATTTATTAGAATACTTCAGCATCGCGATGTGCGTAGTGTGCTTTCATGCAGTTCTTTGCACGTCCAAGAGCATGGATTGCCAATTTGAGGCGAATTTTAAACGACCAGGGAAATTACCTTCAGCATGCGTCACAGTGTGTATACACAGAGAGGACATGTCCACTGCATGGTACCCGCGCGTTCAGCTTCTAATTCTGATGCAGGACATATCCACGTTTGCTCTCAATTCAGCCTGCCTGCCTTCCTGTTCCGACACCACACTTATTGGGGTTGCCCTCGATTGAAACAAATTACGCAATAGAGCTCTTTTTATTTGTTCATTCCTTTTAGATTGCTTTGGTGCTACGGTTTTCCACAGCATAGTGTGAGTAGACTCTTGGATGATTTCGAAAAGCCTAAGGCCTCCAAGGAGCGTGCCCGGTCTGCTTAAAGGATTCGCGTTGACATTACACGCTTTTTATATTTTACCTTCTCTTCGCGTTCTCTGCCGACGCTGTTCCATTCTCCTCCCTGACTTGTTTTGGACCTTGAACTACTGGCTTATTGCATGGCGTGTACGATCGAACGTAAAAGTTCACGAAAAGGCACAGTATCAGGAATGTCTGAGTGTTGGCGACGTACACAGCCTGTCTTGGAAATCCGCACTCGACGAAAAGAGGCACGGACATGtgggcgatgatgatgatgaattggaCTATCTGAAGCGTCGTCAGGTGCCTCTTCCACCACAGGTACTTCTGCATTCGAGGACCGAAGCTTGCGAGGAAGTAATACGCGTACATGACTATATGCACGAATGTGTTGAGCGCTATGCCAAGCGCCGGCTGACCTGCGGGCGCAAATCGGCCGTAGAACCAAATGTTGACCACAACAATGGTGTGGTGTATGACGTGCAGGTGAGTCACTTGGTTGAACTTCTTGCGCAGCACGAAGAACACGGTGTCGAGAAGGTCGGCGTAGCGCCACGCGATAAAGATCCAGGCGTGCTTATAGTAATCGAGGTGCTCATCGGGCGAGTTTCCCTTTATTCCTTGGCACCATAGGCTGTACGTGCCTCCTGGCAGATACGTTGGGATGAGAATCATGACGAGGGACACGCAGTTCACGACTACCATGATGACGTTGTAAACGCGTATGACGTTGATGATGCGAAATGGTTCCCTGTTCTTCATCCACCGTGGACCGGCAACCTTGACGAAATATAGATAAGCGGCCACCATGGGAAAAACGAAGAAAGGGTTGAGCACGACGGGAAAGTCCCTGGTTCTGGGATCCGAGATGGAATACAGTTTCTGCATTAGGAAAGTCAGACCGAAGCTCAGCGTCATTTCTTCCTGCCACGCTTGAATTTCCTGGAACGACAAGGCACGATTGAGTGAGGAGAAACTCCTTTCCTCAAGGTAGCAAGCAACGGGGTAATATTGTAAGGTACGTATAATATAAGCTTAAATTAAACTTCACATTGTTATGATTTTCTGCTGTTGCGGCAGACGTATGCTTCAACAACTAAGGATGGATTTTGTTTCTTTGGCTAGTCTTTAGCATCACATATTATTTAGTAGAGGAATACAATCAACATAATACCATGGGGTATTAGTCAGGCATACGCTGAAATTTTTACAaacatttttcatgtttttattgCTTATTCACACAAGCAattcttctttcattttcttaTCTAGGAGGCTAATAACAATACACGAATGCCTCACATAGTATCATATCGCTCTCCTTTCCCCCGTTCCGATAGAGACATGAGAACAATAGAAGCAGTTTGAATTAAGTATAATAGGTATTGGAGTACAAGCAGTGTAGAGAGGAAATGAGAGGCAAGGCGTACAAATTATTCACTTCAATTTTAATATTTATACGTACACGCACGCTCCACGATACACATGTATATACGCGGTGATAACAATTAAGTTTTGTAGAATTAAGAAGAAAATCGCCTGTTGCATATAATCTAATTATAATCCTTGTGTCGGATTGTTAAGAGAGGCAGACactacttgcacgaaaaatcggtacacatgttaaaaaaattaaaagaatacactaattaacttcttgattaattaccttacggcgcTTATTGCGCTTTAAATATTGTACCCGGTGAGTTTGTCAGGAGTATCgccttggaatgaatttccagaatgacaccaattTAGAAATATGCGCCATCAAATTCGCCACAAGAATGCACTCTTGGtccactttcttttttaacaaaacacttTTTTATGAACTTAagcagaaaagtaactggaacgcctataTATTTCGTTcaacactttgggaaataatatctcgaaacttgtaTTATCCTGGAAAGTCATTTCAAGTGGAGCCATCTTGCAAACCTGCTAGAaatcgtaaattacaatatgtgtgtCCCGTAAATAATTAAGAAGGTTATAAATTGATTTTTGTTAAGTAATTGAATATGTGTTTAAATTTCTTGtgcatgtccgcctctctgaacaaTCCAACTCAAACACTGGATTTACGTTAACTGCAACAGGCTATTCTTAAAAATTTCATAGAACATAAATACGGTCAtcctgtatacataaaaacagtttAAGAAACCAAAATGTTCGACCTAAATTTCATTACAAAGAGaagacaaaataaaattaaagttTACATATTTGGCTCAGTAGCAAACCAAtagcaaataaacaaaaagataTGCATTCTGATTATATATAAAATAGGCGCTTATCCTTTTGCTGCACCTTTTTAAACATACCGATCATTGTGCTATATTGATGATGCTAGAATGATGGTCCAGAAGACGAACTTTTATATAGAATTTGCTTTGCATGCCATGGTAGGTTCACATTGTACCCTCGTTAAGAAGTACTTACCCATTGTTAAGCCCATGTTTTCCCAGAGAAAGCTTCAAATAGCTTAGTCCATTGTAATTATTGCACATAGCACTTGCTGCTTCCTTACTTACTATATATATTCTCATACGTTTTTGCACAATATAGCAAACGGGAATAAAACAAGTAATATTAGAGCTTTCTTTTTAACCAAATGTTATAACTGTCATAGTTTGCTTGTAAAGCCCATTGAACGTGAAATATGGCTTCTGACATTGAAGTAAGGAGACTAGTTTGTATTTGTTTTCAGCAAAACGCAAGAAACTTGTGCCATGACTTCATCACGGAACTTAAGATTCGTCTAGTTCTTGCTATGCCCGCTCGGTGGCAGGAAATTCGTGCATATTGTTAATGGTTTTATTTAGTTTGGTTACTCAAAGCCAATCTGGTAAATTACGACCCATTCATTAGCAAGCCTCCTAAGAGTATACATGTGTTCACCATAAACAAAAGCTTGTATCATCAGTTAGCAGAATTTTGTTTTGCGTAAATGGAACGTGTAAAATGCAATGCGTGCACACGCATAATAGAAAAAGAAGCGGCCTAGAAGGTACCTTATTTAATTTCTCCTAAAGGGGACTTTGTATGACGAGTGTTCTtgtgaaaacacggggaatgcgggagatggaaatgtAGTGATAGTAATTTGATTGTTAACTATGTATTAGTGCGAGAGTAGCGCCGCTCTTACCGTATTGAATCTTCGAATACAATGTCATGCTTAACAGACCAAACCAGCTGATTGAAATCGAGGAGTGCGAATACAACATGTAATGTCTGTTCATGCATATAAATTACTTTTATTTCATGTTTACAGCGTCATTTCAGTAATATTTTTTTGTCTTGAAACCATATTGCTTCTCCTTTGTCGCGGCATTTGGGATGTAAATATGCAGACATTAGGAGTCGGTGCATGTAACTCTTGAAGATAACCAGAGAGCTCAGATTGGTATATTGAAATTACCTATCGGCCTCAAGTAAAATTAAGGGGGTTCTCGCTATGTTTAGTCTATCAGGAAAGGTACATGATCACAAAATAAGGACACATATGCGTAACAAGGGCTTATGCATAACGTCTGCCACTGCTCTTATCGGCTCGGCTTTTTTGTCATTCTCAACATACGCAGGCACTCAATAATATTACCAAAAAGGCTTGCGACATCGTGTGTTGTAGTCGGCCCGACAGAATGCGACTTCACAGTGTTGTGGCTGACGTAAACACGTGTTAAATTAAAATTACCAGTCTAGATTCATTTATCCATCATTAATTAACTATATTACCATCGAAATCTCGGCGGATTGTATACACTCAGTTATATTTCAGGAACAGAAGCTTTCTCACGTTTGGCAGCAAATCGTATATCGCTTTTCATACTTTGTTCGAACCATTAAGAGTGCTTTCGAACTTTCCTACCTTTTAACAATCTTGTTGGCTTGTAATCTTTTTGTACCCGGTTAAGTACTCGAGTTGTCCCGTCTTCACGAAGGCAGTAAAGAGGCAGCTTTGTTCTTTGCTCTTCCTTGGAAGCACGGTACTAATCCAAGTCACTCTACcatgttttgtttcatttcattacTATAGTAGAAGATATTTGATTAAAACACTTTATATTGCGTTCACAAAATCCATGTAAGCAGTAACAGAGTTCGTCTACTGCTAAATGTCTGTCCGTATTGTTTCGCTGACTGATATTTCAAAAGTAGTAATGTACTTTCATAACAAATATCTATTCAAAATGTTACTGACATGCTGACAATGAGTTCTTGATAGAGATGTCAAAAATACGAATATAGACGTATGACTGCTAGCAAAAGTTATTAAAGCACCCGATTCCACTGCATTCGCTTGCGTCGTGAGACACCAGTCAGTAAGTGTTTCGAAAAGATCAGTTGCGCTTGTCGGTACACTGATTACATTTTGGAGTCCTAGAGAAGGAAACTTGCAGAGTACATGCATATGGCGTTACAAAGATAACATATCATTGTTTATTTCTCCTGTAAAAGCAACAGACACGCCAATTTGATGAGAATATTGTAGCTCagttaaacaaataaatatatagcCATGACACCAGAAGGTGGTGCGTAAAGGCTGCTATAGTGATAACAGACAGCCTAATTTTCTTATGTGAAGAACCACTTTTTAACTTAAAAATGTACTCCAACCTCGCTTCTTTCTTCACTAGATACCGAGGAACATCTGTATTCTGTAAGTAGCAAGTCATATTTGTCGTTAAAGTAGGTTTCAAAAAGAAATTACATTGTCGAAGTAATGATCGAACTCTTAACAAAGCGTGCAAAGAAAATCGTGCTTAATCTGGGATCTTGCGCACTCAAGCGCACAATAACAGGCTGGTTCTTATAACTTAGTACTCTGCATTGCTGCGAGAGATGTTGTCATAAAGGTATGCTTCTTGAAAAGCCAAGTTATTGCCGATTTCCAGAGATTCAGGTCTAAGAAGTATCAGTGGAATCGTTTTAACCCTGACTGCATTGACTGATATGCTTTTGAACGGAAGTCAATGAGCGCCTTCATTATCCTGTTCAGAGAAGTGCTCGACGTGAAAGTCatcaggcagtctcctgacgttgaaaaaaaaaaaaaaaaactgccatagTCGCAATGAGAAGACCATGAATGTTAAGGGTTAACCTTCTAGGTAAATTAGTATCAGTGGTTTAGTCCTTCTTTAAGCTAACAAATATCTTGCTGGTTGATCTCTACATCAACTTTTTCCATCTCTTTTCGGAGTTCTGAAATAACTGCACTTTGCTCTTTTATCTGAGCAATTACTTGGTTGTATTTCTCCGCCATTTCTCGCATTGTTTGCTCAACGCGTTCTACGTACGATTTCCTCTATTTCATCAAAGGCAACAAATTTTCATTTCACCTACAACGAAATATGAAGTTTACGGCGAATTTCTATTATTTCACGGGAAATGTCCACGTCAGCTATGTTGTGGCTTTTTGTGGTTGCCTGATTGCGTAAGAGGGATTTATCCGAATTAAATTGAAAATGTTGTTAACTATTGTGCCAGACGCTTGCTTCTCCGCCAACAAGAATTGATATGAAAAACGTTCcggtaataaagcacatttcgcAAACATGCTTAAACAGTCAAAACCAGAAAAAGGCATGTTCTTCTGTTGCTGCAATCAAACTGAATTCAACTAATCAAGCAAATTGAATAGTGCAAACTAAAGAAAATAAGCATACACAAGGACACGCTAAGATATAATACATAGATACAATACTATATACCATAAATCAGATTTTTAAGGCTTTTGGAGCAGTATAATGCAGTTACGCATTACCCCGCAGCCCAAGCAACGTGTCTACAGAGAAAAGGCGATTGTGAAGGGGATCCACTGCTGACCTTAAAGCGCAACTTTGCTGCTATGAGACCCTGTCTTACATACTCCCGTGAAATGTTACACGTACAGTGGTCTGCCTGAGGGCAATCAAGTGATCTGACTGTCTGAACCTCTTGTGGATTAGCATGTTGCACTTTTTGAAGATGGTATTGAGGCAGCTCATTTTCTTTGGGTTCGTACATAGTGTCACTTTCGAGTAATTTCCAAGATTATAAGTGAATTTTTATTCTGAGCGCATCAAGGGCCTGAGCGCATCAACG
This region includes:
- the LOC126536736 gene encoding very long chain fatty acid elongase AAEL008004-like produces the protein MTLSFGLTFLMQKLYSISDPRTRDFPVVLNPFFVFPMVAAYLYFVKVAGPRWMKNREPFRIINVIRVYNVIMVVVNCVSLVMILIPTYLPGGTYSLWCQGIKGNSPDEHLDYYKHAWIFIAWRYADLLDTVFFVLRKKFNQVTHLHVIHHTIVVVNIWFYGRFAPAGQPALGIALNTFVHIVMYAYYFLASFGPRMQKYLWWKRHLTTLQIVQFIIIIAHMSVPLFVECGFPRQAVYVANTQTFLILCLFVNFYVRSYTPCNKPVVQGPKQVREENGTASAENAKRR